Genomic window (Cellulosilyticum lentocellum DSM 5427):
TTCCAGTTAAAGTTGATAAATGGGCACTTGAAGGATTAGATATTATAACAAGTCAGATTAAAGAAGCAAAAGAGTTTAATCCATGCCTTAATATACTAGGAGTATTAATCACAGCATTCAAGAAAAATGACATTAATGAAGCAGGTGAAGAGTGGATAAGGAAAAAAAGTGGATATCCAGTATTTGAGACAAAGATAAGAAGAACAGAAAAAGCAGATGAAGCCACATTTTTTGAGAAGCCAGTTGGAGAGTATTCAACTAGAAGTGCAGCAGCAAGGGACTACAAAGCGTTAACATTAGAATATTTGAGATTAACGGAAGAGTAGGTGGAAACTATGGCGAAGTTTAGTATTAGTGATCTAATGAATAACAAGAGCAAGGAGCAGCTAAACAAAGAGGTATATAGGCATATTAAAGTTAAACCACAAGATATGATACCTTCCGAAGATAATTTTTATTCTATGGACAGTATAGAGGAACTAGCAAAATCAATACTATTGGTTGGATTACAACAGCCAATAGTATTAGCTAAAGTAGAAGAAAGCTACAAGATCATAAGTGGACATAGAAGAAGAAAAGCTATCTTATGGTTAATAGAGCAAGGATATAGCCAATTTGAAGAAATGGAAAGTCTATATACTGAAATGTCACAGAGTATGTTAAATCTATCGCTAATCATTGGTAATGCATTTACTAGAAAAATGACTGATTACGATTTGCTAGTACAGGAGCAGAGATTAAAAGAGGCACTAATTAAAGCTAAAGAAGCAGGAGAAATAGAGATAAAAGGTAAGCTTAGAGATTGCATAGCAGAATTGTTAGGAATGAGTAGTACAAAGGTAGCACAGATAGAGGCTATCAATAATAATTTAGCAGAGGAAGTAAAAGAAGAGGTTATGAAAGGACAAGTAAGTTTTAGTAGTGCCTATGAAATGAGTAAAATTGAGCCAGAGCAGCAGAAAGAAGTGTTAGAAAAAGCAAAAGAGATAGAGGCAACAGGAAAAGATATTAAGCAAATGGTAATAGAGAAAAGAGAGCAGCAAAAGAAAGAGGAAATGGACAAAGAAGCCGAACCGACATTAAGAAGAACAGTAGGAGAGGAACAGATAGGACAAGTTATAAAGGTGTCAGAATCTAACACCATCAAAGCACCAATACAGATTGTTGAGTTTAAAGTACCAGATGTATTACAGCAGTTATTAGAAATGTATCACCTTATACAAGAGGATGAGTTCATAAAGATTTTAGAAATATATCAAGCATGCAACGAAAGGATGAATGAAAATAACTGAAAAGATGTTAGCAAAGTGTTTTTTTATTGTTAGCTAGAATACGAAGTTCTAGAAAAGACTTATAGAATTTTAGGATAAAAAAATAGGAGCCAATGAGGCTCCAGCAAGAGATTACTTACCTTTCTTTTCAGCTTGTTTCTGAGCAGTTGTTGTTAGTATTTTTGAGAATAAATTATCACGCTCATGTCGATTTATATACCATTCCTTCATAAGTAACTCAATTAATACTATGAGATTTTCAGCTTCAGAAGGGTCAATATCTATAATGACACTAGTATCCTTCTCCATATGAGCACCAATATTACCAAGTTTTCGTAGTCCATCAAGTGCAGACCATAAGTCAGCTGGGATTTTTCCGTTTAATTCAGATATTTCATCGTACAAACTTCCCTTACTTATTTTCCAAAAGTCTCTAATCATACCTTGTAAACAACGTCTAGAAAGAGTGGCTGAAGCTTTTGGACTTAAATTAACAATGGCACAAGCTTCTTGGTAATCATTTCTGATTTGTTCAGGTATGTAGTCTGGGAATTGTTTGGCAACTGAATTAGGGTAAAAATTAGATGTCATATCTTTAACCTGATTTCCAACTCCGGTTACTTTAATTGTTGACTTCATACATGATGGGCAGTTGTAAAAAGTTATTCTTACGGTTGAGCTATGACAATGGTTTTGCGAAATACTTATTATATCTTCATTAGGCTTGTTAAAGCTTGGATGATATGAGCGTACGGTTGTATTATCAATTGACATAATTTGATTACAAAAAGGGCATGTAAAACCTGGCATAAAATCACATCCTTTATTATGTATTTGACTAGATTTTACACCATGTTTAGTAAGAAGAATGTCGAAACAAGTAATAAAAGAAACAATTTGACTTTTGTTTAGGTAAAAATAAAGGCCCCTATGAACTAGGAGCCAGGTATTGAGTTAGACGTGGATTAGATTACACCAAAAAGCTTAAGAATCATCAAAACATAATAAGTACTTGCAATCACTTTATAGAAAGTATCCATATCTAACTGTAAAGCTATAGTCATCATTTGCATCCTCCTCCCACATAGCAGGGAGTTTACTCTAATAGGTATTGCTATGTATATAGGTCAAATAGTTTATGGTTGATTTTACTAGAGTGATACGAAATAGATAACTATATTTATAGTAAATGATAATTTCTAAAAAGTAAATAATTTTCTGAAAAGGAGGAAAGAGTGGCGGCCGCTTAAATCTCTAGAGTACTCCTAAAAGATATGGGATTAATAGTTGATAACTTTGCAGGTGGGGGCGGTGCTTCCACAGGAATAGAACTAGCAACTGGAAGAAGTCCAGACATAGCAATTAATCATGATGAAGCAGCTATATTGATGCATAAGACTAATCACCCAAGTACAAAGCATTATCAAGAAAGTGTTTGGGATATTGATATAAAAAAGGTAACAGCAGGACAGCAAGTAGATTTAGCTTGGTTTAGTCCAGATTGTAAACACTTCTCAAAAGCTAAAGGTGGAAAGCCTTTAGAGAAAAAAATAAGAGGTTTGGCATGGATTGTTTTAAAGTGGGCAGGAACAGTAAAGCCGAGGGTAATTATTCTTGAGAACGTGGAGGAGTTTCAGACATGGGGACCTTTAAAGAAGGGACGACCTGTAAAAAGTAAAAAAGGCGACACGTTCAATAAGTGGAAAAAGCAACTTGAAGATTTAGGATACCAGGTACAGCACAGAGAGTTAAAAGCATGTGATTATGGGGCACCAACAAGCAGAAAAAGATTTTTCTTGATTGCTAGATGTGATGGTCAGCCTATAAAGTGGCCAGAACCTACACACTCAAATAAAGATAGTATAGAGGTTCAGTTTGGACTTAAGGAACCTTACAAAACAGCAGCAGATATTATTGATTGGTCTATACCCTGTAATTCTATATTTGAGAGAAGTAAGCCACTAGCAGAAAATACATTAAAAAGAATAGCTAAAGGGTTAGAGAAGTTTGTGTTTAATAATCCAGAACCTTTTATATTAAGCATTGGTCAAACAGGATTTAGCAGTGATCGTACAAGGAACATACATGAGCCAATAAACACAATAGTTAGCAAAGCAGAAGCTTGCTTGGTAGCACCTACATTGATTCAGTACCACACAGAGACAACAAAAAATGGAGTTAGAGGACAATCATTAAATGAGCCAATAAATACACTGGATGCCTCTAATAGATATGGATTAGTAAGTGCATTTATTTCTAAAGCATATGCAGGAGAAAGTAGATCAGTTGCTAGTAGCATAGATGATTGTGTACATACAATAACAGCTAGACCATGTTTTTCACTTGTAGAAGTAGCTTTGGGAGATGTAAAAGACCATTCGGAAGAGGTACAAGCATTTTTAGACAAGTACTATGGTAAAGCAGTATTTGGAGATAGGAAAGCACATGATGAGGCATTTCTAATTAAGTACTATGGACAGGGTACAGGGCAAGATATAAAGGCATCTTTAGACACGATTACAAGTAAGGATAGGTTCGGATTAGTAACTATCAAGGGTGAAGAATACAAGATTATAGATATAGGACTTAGGATGCTAGAGCCTCATGAGTTATTTGCAGCACAGGGATTTCCAAGTAACTACATAATAGACCATGATTACAAAGGGAATGTATATCCTAAGACTAAACAAGTAGCAAGATGTGGGAATGCAGTTCCTCCACCGTTTTCAAAAGCACTTGTAGAGGCTAATTGTGGTTGGTTATGTAAGAGTAAAGACGGTAAAGAAGCTATCTAAACAAAATGAATTTTTATATCTACCCCGTTGATATAGGGTAGATATAAGGTTGCTTTATTTTTGGTAAGTATCTATAAAAGCTTGCCCGGATTCAGATATGCTAGGAACAGGTTCAACACCCATTATATCAAGATGGTATTGTGGATTACCAATTACGGGAAAGTTATTTAGAAAAGCTATATTTCCAATATATCCTTTACCGATTACTAAACCTATTGCGATTTGGAATAATTCTTGATTAAAGTCAACATTAATAAATGGAATTCCAGTTGGACTTAAGTGAAAGTTATTCAGTATTTCATAGATAGCTTGATTTATTTGTTCTTTAGTATATAACATGCTTATTTCTCCTTTCTCTTTAGTATTTCAGTAAATACCTGATAAAAGAATTATAGAGTTTAAAGTAAATAAAAAATGTCGAAAACAGTAATTTAAAAAATACGAATTTAAAAAAGTTGCTAGTGTGAATTGATTCCAACTAGCAACATAGATAGTGGTTGTTATCTTAAAGATGTAAAGGCTAAATATTTTAAGTTAATTAAATCATATTCAGCTATAGGATTCTTTCCAGCAGCAGTTTCGCCTAATTCTGCTACAAATATTCTAGATTTATCACTGAGGGTGGTTAAGAGATTGTCAGCGATTTCTTTGCAAGAACATTCATCTATGGTTGATATTAACCAACTTGAATCAGTTAGTTGCAATCCACCATATTCATATTCTAGTAATTTGTTGAATGATTCAATATCATTATCACCTACTAGTTGATATGTAACTAATAACATTTTAAACATAATGCTATTTCTCCTTTCTCTTTAGTATTCCAAGCATGTACTTGATAAGAGCATTATAGAACTTAAAGTAAATAAAGAATGTCGAAAATAGTAACTAAAAAATAAGAATTTTAAGAGGTGAAACTATGAGATTTATGAAATGTGCTGATTGTCAGTATAATAGCACAAAGTATTTAAAAGGTAAGCCTGAATGGTATTGTATGTATTTTAAAATATTGTGTGAAAAAGTTACTTGTGAAAATTGCTATGATGATGAAAGTACATTACCTAATGATAAAGAAAAATATGATTAATAAAATCCAAAATTGATAAAGACATAGGAGGTATATATGACAAATGAACAGCTTGAACAAGCTAATGAAATAAAGAAAGAAATTATTACTTTAGAAGCAGAAGTTGAACAAATGATTGTACACAAAGAATCATTTATATTAAGACAGCTTAGAAAGGTTATTGATTTGCCAAGTAAGAAAACACACTACAACTTATATTGTACTAATAATCTAGACTGCATCGGAAGTACAGTTGTTTTAAGAGAAGATGAAGTGGAAATGTTGACGAACTATAAAAAACAGAGGATTGAACAGCTAAGTAAGCAGCTTGAAAGCATTTAAATAAATCTAAGAATAAGGGGTGAAGTAGATGGATGGATTAATTATTAAAACACCTTATATTGACTGGATACTAAAAGGAGAAAAGACAATAGAGTTAAGGGGATTTAATACTAGGAAGAGAGGAAAGATTGCATTAATAGAAAGTGGGACAGGTTGTGTAGTAGGGACAGTAGAGATAACAAATGCTTTTGAGATAGCTACTAAATCACAATATGAAAAGCTTAGACTAAGACATTGTGTAGGAGCAGAAAGAAAGGATATTAGATATAAGAGGCTATGGGCATGGGAACTTGAAAAGCCAGAAATGTTTGAAGAACCTATACCATATGAGCAACAGAAAGGACAGCAAGTATGGGTTAAGAATGCACTAAGATAGGAGGAGGCTACATGGGAGAAGATGCAGCAGCATTAATTAACAAACGGTTAGATGAAATGGAAAAGAAAATAATAGCAGTAGTTAAACAAGAACTTACTAAAGAGAAAATAGAAGTCAAGAGATATAATAAGAAACTACATAACTCAAAGCTATTACTTAGGAACTACAAGAGATTTCAAACACATTGTACAGAATCACAGTTCACAGCTACTCAACTAATAGATAGTGAACTAATAGAAATGATAAAGGATGCAGACAATATAGATGATAATAATATCTATATTGAAAGTATCTTAAGGACAAAAGAAAGAACAGCCATCATGTTAAATCATATTAAGCGTGTATTAGATTTCTATATGTATACAGCAGAAAGCAGTGATCAAGAGCCGTACAGAAGAAGAGCAAAGGTAATCAAGTATAAATATATTGATGGAAAAGGAAATGAAGAGATAGCAGCAAGATTAAATATACATACACGAACAGTTGATAAAGATATAGATAAGGCAATAGCAGAAATAAGCCCCTTACTATTTGGTATTGATGGGATAAAGCTAGAGTAGACAATGGGCGAAAAGTGGGCAATTGCAGGGCATATTATAAAAGTAGTATGATAAAGTTGTAAAATTAAATGGTGAATCAAATCTAGCTATATTGAAGAAGGAAAGCTAGGAGTATTAAAAATTTAACATGATTACATTACACAAAAAGAAGGAAGCTAAGTTGATAGCTTCCTTCTTTTTATTTGGAGGACATATGAACAGAAGCGAACCTAAAAGATATAAGACCAGAAGGTGGCAGTTAAAGAGAGAAAAAATCCTAAGAAGAGATAAGTACATGTGCCAGTTAAGTAAGAGATATGGAAAGAGAGTAGATGCAACAATAGTTCATCATATCTATCCTATTGAAGAGTATCCAGAGTACAAATGGTCCGACTGGAATCTCATATCATTGTGTGAAGCAGAGCATAACAAGATGCATGATAGAGTGACAAAGAAACTGACAGCAGCAGGTGAAGAGCTGATGAGAAGAACAATCCCCCCACTAAAAAATAATTAATCTAAAAACATTAGGGACCGATGGGGGGGAACATTTCCAATAGAACGCAAAATTTGAAAAAGGGGGGTAAGGCAAAAATGGCAATGACAGAAGATGAAAAAAAGATAAAGAAGATAGTTAAAAAGACTATTGCAGATCTAGAAGAAATTGCGATTTATAAACCCCAATTCAATAGCACAATTCAACTTTATGCTGAAACAAAATACCAATATGACATATTGATGAAGCAGTTCTATGAGAGTGGATGCAAGGTGACAGAAGAATATACAAACAAGGCAGGATTTACAAACGTAAGAAAGACAGCCATATATCTAGCACTTGAAACACTAAGAAGGGACATAATCAATCATGAGAATATATTGGGACTAACTCCGGCAGGCTTAAGAAAAATAAATGAAGCAGAACTAAAAGGTAAAAAGAAAAAGAGTAGGTTAATAGAGGCATTGAAGAGCATTGAGCAAAACACTTCATAAAAACTACGAAGAGGTAATAACATACGCAAAGAATGTTGTTACTAGAAAGAAAATAGCCTGCAAGGAATTAGTACAAGCCTGCAATAGATTTTTTGATGATTTAGAGAATGAAAAATACGATTTTAACCCAAGGGATGCAGAGTTTTGTATACAGATTATAGAATGTACTTTTGTTCATAACAAGGGCGAGAGTTTAGATGGTAAACCATTGCAAGGTAAACATTTTTTATTAGAACCTTGGGAGAAATTTATTATTTATAACCTAGTAGGATTCTTTCTAAAAGGGACAACTATAAGAAGATTTAAGGAAGCATTCATATTTATTCCTCGTAAGAATGGGAAGACAAGTTTTATTGCAGCATTGGCATGGTCACTTGCTTTATTGCAAAGGCGAGCAGGTTCAAGTATCTACATAACAAGCGCAGCATTAGATCAATCATTGCAAAGTTGGAAGTTTATCCACTACAACATTAAGGAAATGGAAGAAGAGGACAGCTTTAGAATACTAGATAATAACCAAGAACATTCGATATCTGGAGAGTTTGAGGATGGAAGCTTATTTATAAAGGCATTAGCAGCAAATCCAGACAGACAAGATTCTCTAAATTGTAATGTTGGGATAGCAGATGAGATACATGCTTATAAGAAAGCGAAGCAGTACAACATCATTAAAGAGGCTATGAAGGCATATACAAACAAATTAATGATAGGCATAACAACGGCAGGGGATAACATGGCAAGTTTCTGTTATAACAAGTTGCAATATTGCCTAAAGATTTTAAGTAAGACTATTACAGATGAATCCTATTTTGTTTTTGTTTGTAGAGCAGAGCAACATGAAAATGGGGATGTGGACTTTACTGATCCAGTACAGCATGAGAAGGCAAATCCAAACTATGGAATAACTATAAGGCCATCAGATATGATGGATGAGGCATTGCAAGCGCTTAATGATCCACAACAGCGCAAGGATTTCTTAGCAAAGTCACTAAATATTTACACATCAGCATTAAAAGCATATTTCAACATTGATGAGTTTAGGGAAAGTGACAAACAGTATGACTGGACAATCGAAGAACTTGCAAAATTGCCTATAACTTGGTATGGGGGCGCAGACCTTTCTAAGCTACATGACTTAACGGCAGCAGCAATATATGGCACTTATACAGTAGATGGTAAAGATATTGATATTTGTATATCTCATGCATGGTTTCCAGTTACCCAAGCACACAAGAAAGCAGATGAGGATGCAATACCTCTATTTGGTTGGAAGGATGATGGTTGGCTTGATATGTGTAACACACCAACCGTTAACTATGCAGACATAGTCAATTGGTTTATAAAGATGAAGAAAATGGGATTCAAGATAAAGCAAGTAGGCCATGATAGAAAGTTTTGCAGAGAATACTTTATCTTGATGAAGAAAAAAGGATTTAACATTATAGACCAACCACAGTACTTTTATAAAAAGTCAGAAGGCTTTAGACATATAGAGCAGAAAGCAAAAAACAAAGAGTTTTATTACTTGCACTCACAAGCGTATGAGTATTGCGTGGAAAATGTAAGTGCTGTAGAGAAGACAGATGATATGATCCAGTACGAAAAGGTAATGCCGACACAGCGTATTGATATATTTGACGCTTCTGTATTTGCTTGTGTAAGAAAATTAGAAGCATTAGATGATGAAAAGAAAATCAATAAATGGTTTTAAGGGGTGAGTATTATTTCTAGGAAGAACAAAAATAAGACGAAGGTAAGAAGCGAACCACAAACGCAAACAAGCACATTAGCGTATTGGTTACAACATGATGATATTTTATGCCCAACAGGGTATAAACCATTGGCAAAAAATGAAGAGGTAATACAATGTGCCAACATTATAGCAGACTTGGTTTCTAGCATGACCATAATGCTTATGCAAAATGGTGAAAATGGGGACACACGTTTAAAGAATGAACTGGCAAGAAAAATGGATGTTAATCCTAATAAGTTAATGGTGAGGAAGAACTTTATTTATAAGATTGTAAAGGACATGCTTTTGACAGGGAACAGTGTGGCAAGGCCATCTTATAAAGAGGGTTATTTAGACAACATCACACTGTTAAAAGCAAGTAGTATATCTTTTTACCAAGTAGGAGAAGAGTACAGAATCCTATATAATGCCACAAGCTTTGCACCAGATGAGGTATTGCACTTTGCATTGGTACCAAACGAGGATGAACCGTTTAGAGGAGAAGGTTATAAAAGTGCCATATTTGAAACGGTAAAGAATTTATTACAGGCAAATGCAACTAAGACAGGATTTTTAAAGAGCAAGTGGAAGCCTAGCATGATTATTAGTATTAATAGTGATATAGAGGATTTACAGGACAAAGAGAAGAGAAAGAGGATTGTAGGTAGTTATACAGATACAACAGAAGCAGGTGAGCCTTGGCTTATACCAACAGGTGAAATAGATGTAAAGACAATACAACCGCTTACTTTGAATGATCTGGCCATACAAGATAGTATTACGCTAGATAAGCGAACAATAGCAGCAGCTTTTCAAATACCTCCATTCATGGTAGGGGTAGGAACTTTTAATAAAGACGAGTACAACAACTTTGTAAGTACTAAGATTATGTCTATTGCAATGATATTGCAGCAGGAGTTAACTAGAAAACTACTCTATAGCAATGACAAGTATTTTAAATTCAACCCTAAATCATTAATGCAGTACAACCTTAGTGAAAAGACAGCATTTGTAAAGGAAATGGTTGGTGGGGGAATGATGAACCGTAATGAAGGTAGAAATGAGTTTGATTATTCACCAGTAGACAACGAGGGCATGAATGAGTTTAACGTGTTAGAGAATTACATACCAGTTTCGGATGTAGGTAAGCAAAAGAAACTTATAAAGGAGGGAAAAGAAGATGAGTAGAACGCAGATCCAAACAAGGAGCCTAAAAAGCGAACTTAAGACAAGAGCGGAGCCGACTAATGATGAAATGACAATAGAAGGTTATTTTGCTGTATGTGGTAAAGAAACAGAATTATGGCAAGGTGCTTATGAAGAAATTGCACAAGGGGCATTTGATAAAACCCTAGGCAATGATATTAGAGCATTAGTAAATCACGACACTACATTGGTACTAGGAAGAAACAAAGCCAATACACTTGAACTTAAAGCCGATAGTCATGGTCTTTGGGGGAGTATCAAAATTAATCCTAAAGATACAGATGCAGTTAACTTATATGAACGTGTTAAGCGTGGAGACGTAACAGCGTGTTCATTTGGATTTAACATTGTATCAGAACAAACGGAGTGGAGAGATGATGGAAGTGTTAAGTGGACAATTACAGAAGTAGATGTACATGAAGTAACTGTATGCACATTCCCTGCCTATGAGGACACAGCAGTACAAGCAAGGCAAAAGGATTATGAATCTCTTAAGGTAAGGGAACTGGAAGCTAAAAAAATGAAATTAAGGGAGGTTGCTAAGAAATGGCGCTCAAACAACTAATGTTAAGTAAAAAAATCGAAGCAAAAAGAACCGTATTAAATGAACTTCAAACAGAATTTACAGCACTTGAAAAACGTGAAACAGAGGCAATAGCAGCAATTGAAGAGGCTTCTACAGAAGAGGAAATGAAAACAGTAGAAGAAGAGGTTGAAGCAGTAGACAAGGCTAAAGAAGAACTTGAAGGGAAAAAGGAAGGCCTTGAAGAAGAGATTAGAGGACTAGAAGCAGAACTTGAAGAAATCAATAAAAAAGGTAGTGAAGAACCGGAGCAGGTAGAAGGGCAACAAAGAAAATTAGATCATGCCAAAGGAGTGGAAGTGAGAATGAGAAACACAGGATTTTTTAAAGGGATTTCAGCAGAGGCAAGAAGTGCATTTTTAAAGAATGATGAAGTAAAAGAGTTTTTGCAACGTGCAAGAGAGTTCAAGGGACAATCAAGAGCAGTATCTGGTGCAGAACTTAATATTCCAGATGTAGCGCTTGAATTATTAAGAGATAATCTACATAGATACAGCAAACTGATTGGTAAAGTAAAGCTTAGACCAGTAGCAGGTAAAGCGAGACAGAACATTGCAGGAACAATTCCAGAAGGTGTATGGATGGAAGCAGTAGGTGCACTTAATGAATTAACCATCAAGTTCAATCAAGTTGAAATGGATGGTTATAAAGTAGGTGGATTTATTCCAGTGCCAAATTCTACCCTAGAAGACAGTGATGTAAACTTGGCAAATGAAATTATGGATGCATTAGGACAAGCAATTGGGTATGCGATAGACAAAGCCATCATCTATGGAACTGGAACAAAGATGCCACTTGGTATTGCAACAAGACTTGCACAAACAGTAGCACCTTCGAACTGGGGAACACATGCACCAACTTGGATTAACTTAAGCACATCAAACATCTTAAAAATTGATGGAAGTACATTGAAAGGGGCAGATTTCTTTTCTGAATTAATCCTAAAGTTAGGAAAGGCAAAAGCAAACTATAGTGATGGTGCTAAGTTCTGGGTAATGAATTCAACAACTAAAGCTTCACTTATGGCAAAAGCAATTGCATTTAATGCAGCAGGAGCAATTGTATCAGCACAAAACAATACTATGCCAATTATTGGTGGAGAAATCATTGAACTTGAATTTATGAAAGATAATGATATTTGTGGTGGTTATGGTTCACTTTATACATTAGCAGAGAGAGCAGGAGCAAGCCTTGCAGTATCAGATCAAGTTAAGTTTATCGAAGACCAAACAGTATTCAAAGGAACAGCACGTTATGATGGAATGCCAGTTATTGGAGAAGGTTTCGTAATGGTTAACTTTAATAATGAGGCACCAACAACATCATTAACATTTGCAGAGGACGTTGCTAACAAAGTGGGGGAGTAGTAACCTACACCCAATCACAGCTAGAAGCTATGACTAAAGCACAACTTTTAGAAGTAGCTGCTAGTGAAGGGA
Coding sequences:
- a CDS encoding phage major capsid protein, which produces MALKQLMLSKKIEAKRTVLNELQTEFTALEKRETEAIAAIEEASTEEEMKTVEEEVEAVDKAKEELEGKKEGLEEEIRGLEAELEEINKKGSEEPEQVEGQQRKLDHAKGVEVRMRNTGFFKGISAEARSAFLKNDEVKEFLQRAREFKGQSRAVSGAELNIPDVALELLRDNLHRYSKLIGKVKLRPVAGKARQNIAGTIPEGVWMEAVGALNELTIKFNQVEMDGYKVGGFIPVPNSTLEDSDVNLANEIMDALGQAIGYAIDKAIIYGTGTKMPLGIATRLAQTVAPSNWGTHAPTWINLSTSNILKIDGSTLKGADFFSELILKLGKAKANYSDGAKFWVMNSTTKASLMAKAIAFNAAGAIVSAQNNTMPIIGGEIIELEFMKDNDICGGYGSLYTLAERAGASLAVSDQVKFIEDQTVFKGTARYDGMPVIGEGFVMVNFNNEAPTTSLTFAEDVANKVGE